From the genome of Poecilia reticulata strain Guanapo linkage group LG22, Guppy_female_1.0+MT, whole genome shotgun sequence:
TTTCCACCAATGCACCTCTTGGGTTCCacagttcagagtgatgtcaccGCACGGAGGGCCAACcttcttgttttattacagcttgtatttatttggaGATTGAATTCAAGTCAAATCCTAGAAGGGATAAATCAAAGcaagttttctgtcatttgtattttatcttaaaagaacaacaaaatcgGAAATACGATTTGGtatgaaaaaagttaattttgagCCATAATGCCCAGTCCTacttaattgtgtttattttgcgGTCGTGTTCTTCACAGACCCGAGGGAAAGGACTACAGCGTGCATAGACTGGTTTTGGGGACGCACACCTCTGACGAGCAGAATCATCTTGTTATTGCCAGTGTTCAGCTTCCAAATGATGATGCCCAGTTTGATGCTTCACACTATGACAGTGAGAAAGGAGGTGAGTAATATTCAGTGAAACTATGTTAGGACAAAGTCTTATTGCACCAATTGAAGGTAGTTTAAATAAAGGTGTTTCTTTCAGAGTTTGGGGGCTTTGGCTCTGTTAGTGGAAAAATAGAGATTGAGATCAAGATCAACCATGAGGGAGAAGTGAACAGAGCGCGCTATATGCCCCAGAACCCCTGTATTATTGCCACCAAAACCCCCACCAGTGATGTGCTGGTCTTTGACTATACAAAGCACCCCTCCAAACCTGGTAAGGGCCCTTCTGAAACAATTTAGAGTTTTGTACCACAGTTTCCTTCTGAAACTTTACAGATTAATTTAACATGAGTTTAATTTTCTATAATAGATCCTTCTGGAGAATGCACCCCAGACCTGCGACTCAGGGGACACCAGAAGGAAGGCTACGGCCTCTCCTGGAACCCAAACCTCAGCGGATGCCTCCTCAGTGCTTCTGATGACCATGTAAGAGACTCGACTAAAGACTTTGCAACTTTACTAATCTGTTTAATTACTTTTACTTCTCTTTCACAATCAGACTCTGTAACATTCTTTACGGTTAAACAgctattttcactttttttgacTTCTTTAGACTATATGCCTCTGGGATATCAGCACGGTGCCAAAGGAGGGGAAGATCGTAGATGCCAAAACAATCTTCACAGGCCACACTGCTGTGGTGGAGGACGTCTCCTGGCATCTTCTCCACGAATCCCTCTTCGGATCTGTGGCAGACGACCAGAAACTCATGATGTATGTTACCTTCTCAGAACAAAATCAGTGATTCTGGGCTTTTATCTGAACATcagttcattttgtctttggaACAGCTGGGACACACGGTCAAACAACACCTCCAAACCGAGCCATGCAGTGGACGCTCACACTGCTGAAGTCAACTGCCTGTCTTTTAATCCCTACAGTGAGTTCATTCTGGCCACTGGCTCTGCTGACAAGGTGGGATGAGATTCTAGTGAACTCTTAAATGGCTTCTTGTTTCTTTAAGTCCGGTTACAATTTGctttggttctgttttttttatatttgcagaCTGTGGCTCTTTGGGACTTGAGGAACCTGAAACTGAAACTCCATTCATTTGAGTCTCACAAGGATGAGATCTTCCAGGTAAGACCTACACTTActttatcttcatttttttttttttaagaaatgaaaacatcttaaacatAATAGTGCTGGATTTCTAAACTTATTTTGTGGATGAGGAACATATGTACAAAACTAACATTGGTtagcattaattaaaaaaaacaaagggcattaaatgtgttttaaataaatgcacactGAAAAAGggaatgtgaaaaaatatttatagattaaaaaaaagtgtgttttgtcATATTAAACGTCCTGTATGCAGTGCGGATCAGTGGGTTGAGCGATCTGTCAAACTatgaaaatattgtatttttaagagGCTTTTGTTCCCCCTCTCCTGTCTTCTAATCACAGGTTCAGTGGTCTCCTCATAACGAGACGATCCTGGCCTCCAGCGGCACCGACAGGCGGCTCAACGTCTGGGACCTGAGTAAGATCGGAGAAGAGCAGTCGCCAGAGGACGCTGAGGATGGCCCTCCCGAGCTGCTGGTGAGCAGCCGTCAGATTCTGGTTTTCGTTGGATGGTAGGTGGTGTGCTAATCACTCCTGCTCTCATTTCCAGTTCATCCATGGCGGACACACAGCTAAGATCTCAGACTTTTCCTGGAACCCCAACGAGCCGTGGGTCATCTGTTCGGTGTCAGAGGACAACATCATGCAAGTGTGGCAGATGGTAAGCCTTGACTGATGGATACGTCACATCCGAAGTTATTCAGGGTTCCTGCacaatatatttatacattttacagctctggaaaagcATTTGaattcaagattttatttatttagaacatCCTGTTCCATTTGCATCCATCCAGCTGTAAATCTATACCCATCCATCTGTCAGTTCTTGCATATTTTCATCAGTCTGTTTGTTCATCTATTCTTGTTCCTAATATCAAGCATGGATAATGTGTAGGAAGTCTGGAAAACGTGTAGGAACTGGGGCTGCACaatacatttcacatttattactGCAATATCACTGTACTCAATAAAAATACCATGCAGGACCACCTGGGCGGTAATACATTTGGTGAGATTTGATGGTTGCAGCACAGAAAGTTGTTTCAatgcagaaacagcagaaacgTTCAATAAGCAGTTTTTGTTGATGTGGGAATAAAGCATCTAGTTTTTGTCCAATAGCTCGGTAGACTTATTATCTGAGGTGTTGGATATGAAACTATAGCAGAAACATATCAACACTCTTTAAATGGTTTACTTATCGCAAGTGATattgttgcatgttttctttttctttgtttaaaatgaagcGTAGATGTTGAGACTTTGGTAAAACTTAGAATGGaatttaatactttattttctcattacatttattataaacAGTAAATGTAGTAAATCTGTGTGAATTGTCTTGCACAGGCTGAAAACATCTACAACGATGAAGACCCAGAGGGAGCTGCAGATTCAGAGGTCCAGGCATGAGTCCAGTTCTGAACTCGCTTCTTTTGACCTGCTTGTTAAAAATGGATCACTTTCTCAGATCTGCTTCTGTaagcagcaaaacattttcaaatgcatctcagagaaaagtgtttaaaagaGTTTCTGCACCATTAACGTGTTGTGATGCATTTCAAATGACACTGGTTTCAGTCTGATTTCTAGATACCATTTAGTTTTTCCAAGATCATCTGTGGTTTGTAATAAAGCCCTCACTGACCAGTCtgctgtcattttatttcttgtcattagctgtgcagaaaacattttcacaatgatccatttttaatataattgtACATACTGTAgggttttcctttttatttgcttgatatTTGTAGATGAATTTTCCAGCTTGTGTCGtcacttgtttgtgttttgttttcttctgcattttgtttatgTGCTGCACCTGAGCTTTTGTGTATCTAAGaatattcataataaaaatatttacagaaatttgtgaattttacttgtttttttggaGGCAAGACTTAATGTTCTATAAATTAGGAATTTTGTTAATGTTTGCATTATGCTGCAGTTTCTGTCAGGAGAAACTACAGCACGATGTATGTgctgcagaagaaaatgtaataaaaaccagtgtttgttttttattaaattctcATGGTGTTgaagttaaaaatacaaactccaTAAACTTGTCCAATTCTGAGAAGCATAATCTGGTAAAATTCTGACTGCTTATATTGGAGAAAATCTGCAACAGCTTAAGTTCAAAGTTGTGGGAGCAGTTTTTGCTTCTAAAAGCCActgaagttgtgtttttgtagatCAGTCCACAGGAAGGTTCAAATGTATCCTTAAAGTAACATGATCTGCAAGACCATGATGTAAACTTTGAAGCTGTTCTGGGGTTTGATCTGCTTTCAGCCTCTGGAAATCGATAACTGTTCGTCCTCTTCAGAGATGTTATGCGGTTCATCGTTGCCTCTGCGAGACAGAACAGTTTTCAGTCACTTGTCAACATGGATTCtcaattaaagcaaaacatatttatgtaaatttaccTTAAAAATGTGAGCTCTGTTTTCAGGCCCTCTGTGAGCTGCTCCAAATCAGTCCTGAAGGTTTTCTGAATCTCAAACTCCAATTTTAATTCTCTCAACATCCCTTGTAGTCCTTCCACTGTTTTCTGTGTAAACAATACAATTTCCTTGAGGTTTACTGCATTCAAAACATCAATGTCTCTCTAGAGACAAGTCCTACCTTGTGATGTGCtgtcctctcctccctctctatCTCCATAAGATTGATCCGTTTCAGCAGACAGGATCTCTGCACCACCAGCCTCCGTATGTCTTCTCTCAGAGGACCCAGGCTGGTTCTCAGGTCCATCGCCTGCTCCTTGCAGTTTCTCAGTGCTTCCTCCCCGGCCTGCCTTCTCCTCAGCAGGGCTACCATGCGTGGCTCGTACCAGCCCTCCAGTGCCGTTACGCTGCCGCTGAGCCTCCGCTGCAGCCTGATGGAAGCCTGCCGACACTGGCTGACATCACTCATGGTCCTCGACCGGCGCGGTCTAGAGACCTGATCTCTGAGGGAGTTGAGTTGGTTCTGGTGGTCAGTCTGCAGCTGGTGCAACTCATGGGACAGATCATGGAGACTGGCCTTGAGTTCCTCCTATCAATAAACAGCACGAGGAGCAGATATATGGTAAGTTTTTGCATACATAGTGCCTTGTTTCACACTTGACTACATAAAGACCACAAATTTCTAAGTGGCATTTAAAGGCACTGAAAcatgtcttaaaatgtttttatttatttatttattttaaataaaatctccatGTTATGCCTTTTAAAGCTACAAGTCTTCTGGAgaatgtctctaccagctttgcataTCTAGAGACAAATTTGTTAatattctttgcaaaaaagCTAAAGCTCTTTCAGAAGAATTCTTACTTGCCCTATATTTTTTTCAGGTGTACCAGAGTAAAGTGCTTAGAACACACATGTACGTCACACTTCAGATTTTCATTCTtatctttttccttccacttcatacTTACTTACTACtttactttctgtttgtctgtcagATAGAATCTCAATAGAATACAGTAAAACCTGTTCTTGTAATGTGACcggatacttttgcaaagtgCTGAATGTAAACCGGTGAGCACAAATTTGTTATGGCCAAAACGCGACGtacaatataataaaataaaatggctaatTCCAGCAACATCTTGCTCACAGGCAAGATGTTTGCTACTGTTTAGCAAAGTAGAAGTTTATTTtgctaaacatttagcaaaatggcagtaattttcatttatttattgcttttagttgaagattttacaaaatgtaatataaattaTATGTAATTACATTGCTTTATCTCCCAATGACAGACATGATTCTGCACAGAACAAGTGTTGTGGTGATTGTTTGTCAAATCAAGCATCCCATAAAAGTTTAATCCATAAGCCAATGTCCAAAATTTTATGCTTgctttttacaatttattttttcttgcagttGGCAAGcaaataataaagataaaactttTCAATGTTTCCTGCTGCCTCTCCTGCTCTagtaaaaaaacccaaaaaaaccaTAGGCCCCAATCCAGTGCATGCTGGTCCTATACCAGTCCCTATACTTATAGAAAATGGACTTACTGCCTTTTTTAATTTaggaaataaggaaataaaaaaaacaacaaaacataataataaaataaacaattaataacCTGCAATTAAATTCCGCaaataatcaaaaagaaaaaaatagtaaacTGAGAATAAATGTCAACAAATTCAAAGTAATAAAAGTAACGAATAAATAGTTCCAACAACAAGAATGATTAAAAGTTGCGAATCAGAGACACATTTCAGGGAGCGTGAACAGGATGTGCACAGACCTGCGTCAGACCAGACTGAGCCACTTCGTACTCCTGTCCAGCCAGCGTCACCTGACTCTGGATGCAGTCTCTGGCTGCGGTGAACAGTTTCCTCTTCACCTGCTCCACTTCCTCGTGCGTGGCGACATAATCCAGCTGAGCCAGAGTGAGGAGCCTCCTCGCTGCCATCAGCTTTTCTCTGAGGTGCTCCACAACCTGCAGAATAGGTTCGTTCAGAGCGAGAAGCTCCTGGATCAGCTCGTCCCTCTGCCTCTCCAGACCCGACACTTGCTGAATCCAGTACTCAAAAAGTTCCCCCAGAGCTTTCATGCCCATCTGGTCCATCTTTAGTGCGTTGAGCAGTGTAGTTTCACACAGGGCTGTTTCAGAGTCAGTGTGTATGTCATGTTTTGAAATATCCTCATTGTGTAATTCCTCAGCGGATGTTGTGTTGCTGTCGTCCTCCACTTGCTGTTTTCTGCTCATgacaaactgaagcagaaaacaacTTTACAGTCATTAACCGAGAAATAATCTACATTAAATCACGTCAGTGGTTTTAATAATCTAATTTCCTCTTAAATAGGCAGTTTAACATAATTAATTATCCTAACTCTAACCGCCGTTATCCCAGCAACGACTCTCTACTCATGATCAAATCATGGAGATGATTAACAACTCAAATTAAGTATACTTTACTCACTGTTTTGGAAATGCCAGTCCCAGTGTTTCAAAACCTTTGAGTGGAGTTTGTTCTTTAGCACTAAGTAGTTCTTTGCTCTCCGTATGTCTCCAGGAAAACACAGGATcactttgtatttattaataacACAGGAGGCATGGAGGGGAAACTCTATCTAGGACTCTCATGGAATCGCAAACTGTGTCAGTGCTGGGAGCAGACTGTGTCGTGACCAGCTTATGTGGCATCAAAGTCTATATTTATACACATCAGCAGAttggtttttttatgtgtgcacTTAGTTTGACAGTGATATTGTGGTGGAAAGCAACTATTTTCATGAGCTTTTAACCATAAATCATCCAGGAAAGTGTTGCAATATTAGAAGAGCAGTGCAACCAGTTGGTCTGGATGTAATATTTGCATGATTAATGAACATAtttgtttcagcagttttgcataCTGTCTATCAAGCCTACCTCAGAGAAATGGAAATAAGCACCAACCTGGgacacataaaataatttcatcaaGATATGAGCAGAATATAAGGAATATTGTAGTCTTAAAAACACCAGTGCCacggtgccttgcaaaactattcacactCATGCTTTTCATGGTGTgaggacattttgtttgtttgttttttaagttaaaaagcAACTGTCCTTTTCTCTCCATGTTACAGTTACTACATACATTGtgttaatcaaataaataaataaaaaacattgaagtttcaGGTTGcggcatgacaaaatgtggaaaggttcaAATATTTCctgaataaataagtaaaaattgAACCCATTTATTAAATGGAATTAGCTTTAAttccagacatttttaaagcGATATGCtctgttttttatgtatttttattaatttttttacattttcaatggATTTTACAAATCTGGACCACATTACAGATgagttaaaaatagtttaaagtctaattttaaaaaaaaaagttttgttgtaTGGACACGagagaaataataatgaaacattaatatattttaaaattttctttaaaatcacattttagcagtaaaatgtgaggacctgttttgtgttttttggggttAGAGCTGGTGCAGTTTTGCACGTTCACCACCAGATGTCCTCAGTTCGCCGACCGCTGCCGCTGTCCTACCTGAGCCCTGCCTCCTCCAGGTGGAATTACCAACTCGGTGGTATTTTCTTCACTCCCTTCCTATCTGCCTTGGTTCATTGGAGCGTCCGcacgcagacagacagacaaacatcTCATGACAGCAGGGTAAACtcttctgttttcctttgaCAGAGTGGAGCCGAGTAAATGCTACAGTTTCGTGAAGCGCGCTGAAGTTTTCACGGAAATGGTTCACCTGAAGTTTTCTGTCGGacagtaagaataaaaaaaagtttggagcTGGAGAGAAATGAAGCCCCTGAGAGACGCTTCATATGGAGAGTGAGTGAATAAACCCTAACCGGatctttaaaagttttagaaaaggtaagattctcttttcttttcacgtTTTGACGCAAAACTCCCtaatatgctttttatttgtagttattTGAAAACACTTGCGCTATaaacttcactttaaaaattaaaaatagaatttatgttttcttttatccagtttttaaCGTTTCTGCtctaggatttatttttaaattaaagagaaaCCTTCATGTTAAGGCCAATGTTCTACTTTGTAATCAAATAAAGTGGAACGCTTTGAAGAATCCAACAGAGGTAATTTAAGACCTCTGACAATAAACCCTATTGTCTCCTTCCTCTCACCCTGCTGGAACTGCTTCCTTACTACATGATTTTCTCGCACTTGGTTTTGATTGTTGCCCATGCATTTTACACTGCTTGTTTGTGGACCTCTTTGGGCAAAGACTTTCATCCTTTTCTGTCAGTTCTGCTGCATCTGTGGAACTCTGGGCAAATTAAAGATTTGGACCTGAACTTTTCTTTTGCAGATCAGTGAGGGCTGgggttctgtttctttttttagctgcaaTTTCACGGTTTCATACTGAAAAGTTGAGGCCAAGATGAagccatttttgtttagaaaggGTGTGTCACCTACTGGTGTTCCTTCTTCACCATGTCTGCCATGCCAAGGCTTGCACCCAAGGAAATTACAGTTGTGGTATGTGAGCAGTAGCAAAGAGCAAAGATTCAGCTGTAGATCCAGATAGACATGAAAATCTAGATGATATAACAGGAGAAAACAGAGACGCACACATTTTCCTGATTCAAATGTTCTCCAATTCTTCGCAGTCTGACCTGCTCATTCCAATTTTTGCGTTTGAAGGACAATAACTTGAGTCAAGATGTGCTAATGCTAGAATGCTAATGGACAATAACTTGAGTCAAAATGTGCTAATGCTAGAATGCTAATGGGTTAGCATTCTAGCACATTGCTTTGCACTGTGCTAACTGGACACTTTGCTATGTGTTCATAGCAAAGTAATGAACACATGAtgaaaagaaactgcaaaaatcacaataaatgcaAGAAATCTGCTGAAATCTCTCTTCTGAAATGACCAGGTACAGTAGTTTCAAACAGAACACTCAACCACACAGTTTCAATGCCCATTCAATGCACAAGactccactgttgaaaaaagaaaaacatgggtAAATCAGTAGATTTTGAGAAGCCTGTAAAATGCCGATTGAATATCCTCCGGTCTGATTTGGCCAAAGcaattggtgaaaaaaaaaaaaaaaatcaagggaAAGAGCCTGAATCCGATCCCTGCCTGGGCTGATGCGTTTCTTTCAGAAAGCCTGAAATATGCATCATTTTGTTGTGAAACTACTGTCAGGCTTAGGCTGAGTTGCTCAATGGAGGAAAGGTCACAGCCTCTTGTCCAGACAAGGCAACAGGAAGAACAATCAGTTCTGTAACAGCCACATGACTGAGTGatctgtgtgtgtcagtgtggaAACGTCTGGCTCATGAGTGTGAAACGGGGTGCTGTTAATCAAAGGGATGAGTAAATGATCAGTAAGCCTTCATCAGCACTTTCAAGTGAGTTCATGTTGTAAGGAGGCTAGCACCAGGCGGTCTGCAAATGCAAACAAGCTTGTTCCCACACTTGTCTTTCTGGccaaaatgctttattttcttctctataatcatttttctttgacttcCAGCCATTTTTCTGCCTCTTCGGCTGAGAAAGCTTCAATTTAACCCCCGAGTCCCAGCAGACACTCGGCAATGCCAGGTTGTATTTTTAAACCCCTTTGCTCTCCAGCTGCGTTTGCCCTCTTAGTGACTTGGTCAGTGCTGCTCCacgacattttctgttttttgttgttttcaagagTGACCAGGCAGTGCAGGGGGCTATAAGACCTGCAGTCCTAACTTGAATTCCTGGCAACCCTTGGAAGCGAAGCTAATGAGACCCTATACGTCCATTGTTTGTGTGGTCCTGTCCCGCAGTCTttgtgtttcccttctgccacacatcTGTCTTACACAAATGGGGGATTTACAGGCTTCTGTAGAACTAGATGGCATACTGAGTAGGTAATGCAGTCACTGGATTGGAgaagagatgcatctaaaatatGAAGGACTGTGAGCCCTGAGGATCAGGATTGAGAATCGCTGTGCTAGAGGAATTCTGAGAGTCTAAAAACCTGATATCAACATGTTAATTAGTCTGGGTTTCTGCTTGCATGCAGCCTCAAGTCACTGCTAAACAGATATCCTttccaacttttaaaacattaccTTACCATGAATCCTGTTTGTAAAGGATACCCCCTCTGAGCACTGGGGCACACCTTTAGGAAGCTTGCATAATGAGTTGCCAGCATTTTCTAATAGTCATGCATGACTCAATATGCCTACATTTGTTGAGTAAACAGTTAATAACCCTGCAGCATATATANtatatatatatatatatattttttttttttatcacatattGCACATCGgtagcagaaaaaaacagaatataatgtatagttgtttaaaaatgttacaatttatTAACTGTGCAACTTATATTTATTCTTGTTTGGGAAGAGAAAAAACTTAACAGAAGTAATGACGTATAAGCAAAATATACGCTTGAGGGCTACGAACAAGCTTCGAGGAGGGTTCCTTTAAAGTGTGTGTCTTCTGAGGAAAAGTGTAAAAGCCTGATTTCAGCCACCTGTGAATTGACTGGCGGTGATGAGCTATGCTCCCACCTCTGGCGCTTTCTCTGGCATCTCTAATCGAGGACTTTTAAACCTTAGGAAGAGTTAGACTGGAAATAtgagctgttttaaaaataaaaaaaaaccctgccaCACTTTAATACCAGTAACACAGTTACCAGATTAGATGATAAACAAGTTAGGCCAATGTATAAATCATTAGAAAAAGTTGCAGAACATTGTCCTCTTTGAATGCTGAGTTTCTCTCTGTAGAAACACACAACTGCATATTATATTATCTCGAAATGACTTCCATGTGCCAGCTATTATCTGTTTTCTTCCATCTGGTCAATTGTGGCAGGGGGGCTGTAGGAGGGACGTGTGACAGGGAGAGGCTGAAGACTCgtacatctgtgtgtgtgcgtgtgtgtgtgtgtggtggagaGGGAGAAAGCAGATTTGGAGAGAAGAGTTCTTCAGTCGGTAATTATCAATCTCTCaggaatgctgctgctgctcttacCAGACAAGCCACTGCATGGCTGCGACAGCTTCACAAGCTCCACCAGCTCACGTTACTCCTCCATCACAAGTTCTCCTCCTccgacatgcacacacagaagGGCGTACAATCTGAGGAAACCTCagtttctgaggtttttttgtgtgtgtgtctttattGTCCTACAGCActtgttgttgtttgctttttgttgttcttgttacCGACATGGCTGTTTTCTGTAATCTTATCCTCTCTCCAGCAAACAAAGAGACCACAATATGTCAGAATGAGATTATCTTTCAGCTCTTTTACGAAAG
Proteins encoded in this window:
- the LOC103458573 gene encoding histone-binding protein RBBP4; this translates as MADKDAAFDDAVEERVINEEYKIWKKNTPFLYDLVMTHALEWPSLTAQWLPDVTRPEGKDYSVHRLVLGTHTSDEQNHLVIASVQLPNDDAQFDASHYDSEKGEFGGFGSVSGKIEIEIKINHEGEVNRARYMPQNPCIIATKTPTSDVLVFDYTKHPSKPDPSGECTPDLRLRGHQKEGYGLSWNPNLSGCLLSASDDHTICLWDISTVPKEGKIVDAKTIFTGHTAVVEDVSWHLLHESLFGSVADDQKLMIWDTRSNNTSKPSHAVDAHTAEVNCLSFNPYSEFILATGSADKTVALWDLRNLKLKLHSFESHKDEIFQVQWSPHNETILASSGTDRRLNVWDLSKIGEEQSPEDAEDGPPELLFIHGGHTAKISDFSWNPNEPWVICSVSEDNIMQVWQMAENIYNDEDPEGAADSEVQA
- the LOC103458574 gene encoding syncoilin, with translation MSRKQQVEDDSNTTSAEELHNEDISKHDIHTDSETALCETTLLNALKMDQMGMKALGELFEYWIQQVSGLERQRDELIQELLALNEPILQVVEHLREKLMAARRLLTLAQLDYVATHEEVEQVKRKLFTAARDCIQSQVTLAGQEYEVAQSGLTQEELKASLHDLSHELHQLQTDHQNQLNSLRDQVSRPRRSRTMSDVSQCRQASIRLQRRLSGSVTALEGWYEPRMVALLRRRQAGEEALRNCKEQAMDLRTSLGPLREDIRRLVVQRSCLLKRINLMEIEREERTAHHKKTVEGLQGMLRELKLEFEIQKTFRTDLEQLTEGLKTELTFLRGNDEPHNISEEDEQLSISRG